One segment of Rhodanobacter thiooxydans DNA contains the following:
- a CDS encoding GNAT family N-acetyltransferase, with amino-acid sequence MSIPAVLQTARSCIRLPEPSDAVKLLRFRVDNRAHLAPWEPLRDDSYYTLEHCAQAIADGQEAARLDRGYPFAVFGADEEEILASVTLSNVVRGPFQACLLGYGIGAGQQGRGLMYEALEAGLAWAFGELGLHRVMANYLPRNERSARLLERLGFEREGYAREYLRIAGQWEDHVLTAKIRRDD; translated from the coding sequence GTGAGCATCCCAGCCGTGCTGCAAACCGCGCGTAGCTGCATCCGCTTGCCCGAGCCTTCCGACGCCGTGAAGCTGCTGCGTTTTCGCGTGGACAATCGCGCCCACCTGGCACCGTGGGAACCCTTGCGTGACGACAGTTACTACACGCTGGAACATTGCGCGCAGGCGATCGCGGACGGACAGGAGGCTGCGCGTCTGGATCGCGGCTATCCGTTCGCGGTGTTCGGCGCGGACGAGGAGGAGATCCTCGCCAGCGTCACCCTGTCCAACGTGGTGCGCGGGCCGTTCCAGGCGTGCCTGCTCGGTTACGGCATCGGTGCCGGCCAACAGGGCCGGGGACTGATGTACGAGGCGCTGGAAGCCGGGCTGGCATGGGCATTCGGCGAACTGGGCCTGCATCGCGTGATGGCGAACTATCTGCCGCGCAACGAACGCAGCGCGCGATTGCTGGAACGGCTCGGCTTCGAGCGTGAAGGTTATGCGCGGGAGTATTTGCGGATTGCCGGGCAGTGGGAAGACCACGTGCTCACGGCGAAGATCCGTCGCGACGACTGA
- a CDS encoding FKBP-type peptidyl-prolyl cis-trans isomerase: MKAGKDKVIAIHYTLTVDGEKVESSHDRDEQLWILLGHGQLIPGLETALEGHEAGETLSVDVAPAEGYGERQEGQIQRMSKKYFPQANRLKPGMTTVLQLKQGGQRAVTVHKVGMSAIDVDLNHPMAGKTLHFDVVLGEVRDATEEEIAHGHAHAPGSAEH; this comes from the coding sequence ATGAAGGCTGGCAAGGACAAGGTCATCGCAATCCACTACACGCTGACGGTGGATGGCGAAAAGGTTGAGAGCTCGCACGATCGCGACGAGCAGCTGTGGATCCTGCTCGGCCACGGCCAGCTGATCCCGGGTCTGGAAACGGCGCTGGAAGGCCACGAGGCCGGCGAAACGCTGAGCGTGGACGTGGCGCCGGCCGAGGGTTACGGCGAGCGCCAGGAAGGCCAGATCCAGCGCATGTCGAAGAAGTACTTCCCGCAGGCCAACCGGCTCAAGCCGGGCATGACCACCGTGCTGCAGCTGAAGCAGGGCGGCCAGCGCGCGGTGACCGTGCACAAGGTCGGCATGAGCGCGATCGACGTGGACCTGAACCACCCGATGGCGGGCAAGACGCTGCACTTCGACGTGGTCCTCGGCGAAGTGCGCGACGCCACCGAGGAAGAGATCGCCCACGGCCACGCTCACGCGCCAGGCAGTGCGGAGCACTGA
- a CDS encoding C40 family peptidase produces MLPMLVVVMLAACSGNPHRPQSTYKSSRSALADLPPRAPSAASASEANDILFRAIGLVGTPYRWGGNTPAGGFDCSGLVDYIYRTAAGIRLPRTSHDMASMDARKVRRMTQLASGDLVFFDIGGAISHVGVYVGKGRFVHAPNSGGTVRLDDIDGPYWGNHFAYGKRVLD; encoded by the coding sequence ATGTTGCCGATGCTTGTGGTGGTCATGCTGGCCGCCTGCTCCGGCAATCCGCACCGTCCCCAGTCCACTTACAAATCGTCCCGCTCCGCCCTGGCCGACCTGCCGCCGCGCGCGCCCTCGGCGGCCAGTGCCAGCGAGGCGAACGACATCCTGTTCCGCGCGATCGGCCTGGTCGGCACGCCGTATCGCTGGGGCGGCAACACGCCCGCCGGCGGCTTCGACTGCAGCGGCCTGGTCGACTACATCTACCGCACCGCCGCCGGCATCAGGCTGCCGCGCACCTCGCACGACATGGCCTCGATGGATGCCCGCAAGGTGCGCAGGATGACCCAGCTGGCCAGCGGCGACCTGGTGTTCTTCGACATTGGCGGCGCGATCAGCCACGTCGGCGTCTACGTCGGCAAGGGCCGCTTCGTGCACGCGCCGAACAGCGGCGGCACGGTGCGCCTGGACGATATCGACGGGCCGTACTGGGGCAACCATTTCGCCTATGGGAAGCGGGTGCTGGATTGA
- a CDS encoding RidA family protein: MSSDSIRTDTAPAPVGAYPHARRVGNLLFLSGVGPRQPGSNAIPGNVHDVDGRLVGYDIEAQCRQVFANVRAVLEASGAHWEDLVDVTVFLTDMQRDFATYNRLYAEHFAGVDACRTTLGISALPTPIAIELKCIAAWPTSSR; the protein is encoded by the coding sequence GTGAGCAGCGACAGCATCCGCACTGACACCGCCCCCGCGCCGGTCGGCGCCTATCCGCACGCGCGACGTGTCGGCAACCTGCTGTTCCTGTCCGGCGTGGGCCCGCGCCAGCCCGGCAGCAACGCGATCCCCGGCAACGTGCATGACGTGGATGGGCGACTGGTCGGCTACGACATCGAGGCGCAATGCCGGCAGGTGTTTGCCAACGTGCGCGCGGTGCTCGAAGCCAGCGGCGCACACTGGGAGGACCTGGTCGACGTCACCGTGTTCCTCACCGACATGCAGCGCGACTTCGCCACCTACAACCGCCTCTACGCCGAACACTTCGCAGGCGTCGACGCCTGCCGCACCACGCTGGGCATCAGCGCGCTGCCCACGCCGATCGCGATCGAGCTGAAGTGCATCGCGGCTTGGCCGACGTCGTCGCGCTGA
- a CDS encoding class I SAM-dependent methyltransferase, with product MDRRSRQRIARLYDNHLQRGYVRCKLARDPVYAAAAALVADTTLPLLDIGCGIGLLGLYLHTLGQARPYLGVDHDARKIAAGQQAVQRAGLGALMSLRHADVAELPPTHGHVALLDVLHYLPAERQPILLREAARHLAPDGCLIIRNVLREPNWRFHATRVEEFFLRTSGWIPGGAQHYPGAGEVRAPLEDAGLEVHIEPLRGRTPFNSYLIVARPHR from the coding sequence ATGGACCGCCGCAGCCGCCAGCGCATCGCCCGTCTGTACGACAACCACCTGCAGCGCGGCTACGTCAGGTGCAAGCTGGCCCGCGACCCGGTCTATGCGGCTGCGGCCGCGCTGGTTGCCGACACGACGCTGCCCCTGCTGGACATCGGCTGCGGCATCGGCCTGCTCGGCTTGTATCTGCACACGCTCGGCCAGGCCCGACCCTACCTCGGCGTGGATCACGACGCGCGCAAGATCGCCGCCGGGCAACAGGCCGTGCAGCGCGCCGGACTCGGTGCGCTGATGAGCCTGCGGCATGCCGACGTGGCCGAGCTGCCGCCGACGCACGGCCACGTCGCGCTGCTCGACGTGCTGCACTACCTGCCCGCCGAACGCCAGCCCATCCTGCTGCGGGAAGCCGCCCGGCACCTGGCGCCCGATGGCTGCCTGATCATCCGCAACGTGCTGCGCGAGCCGAACTGGCGCTTCCATGCCACCCGCGTCGAGGAGTTCTTCCTGCGCACCTCCGGCTGGATTCCCGGCGGCGCGCAGCACTATCCGGGCGCCGGCGAAGTACGCGCGCCACTGGAAGACGCCGGGCTCGAGGTGCACATCGAACCGCTGCGCGGGCGCACGCCGTTCAACAGTTACCTGATCGTGGCGCGGCCGCATCGCTGA
- a CDS encoding aldehyde dehydrogenase, whose amino-acid sequence MPTPRLANLIDGHLLAPQHDAWLEVHEPATGRVFTHCPDSDATDVAAAVAAAHRATPGWAGTPIEQRARLLQRLADLVEARLEEFAALESRDSGKPLGLARRLDIPRAVSNLRYFAAAILGWGSESHAMEAGATGTGAINYTLRQPLGVVGCISPWNLPLYLFTWKIAPALAAGNTVVAKPSEVTPCTAALLGELSIEAGFPPGVLNIVQGRGPDVGQAIVEHPEVKAISFTGSTATGARIASTAAAQFKKVSLEMGGKNPAIVFADADLSDANLDTIVRSGFANQGEICLCGSRLLVQRSIYETFRERYLARVQALRVGDPHDASSDLGAMVSQTHYAKVLGCIEQARAEGGHVLCGGEAIQLTGRCAKGWFIAPTVIEGLPSAAQTNQQEIFGPVVCLIPFEDEAEALAIANDSRYGLAASLWTQDLARAHRLAGRLEFGIVWINCWLLRDLRTPFGGVKQSGLGREGGNEALHFFTEPKNICIAYAPTP is encoded by the coding sequence ATGCCTACCCCGCGCCTAGCCAACCTGATCGACGGCCACCTGCTGGCGCCGCAACACGATGCATGGCTGGAAGTGCACGAGCCGGCCACCGGCCGGGTGTTCACTCATTGCCCCGACTCCGATGCAACGGATGTCGCCGCCGCGGTCGCTGCCGCCCACCGCGCCACGCCCGGCTGGGCCGGCACGCCGATCGAGCAACGCGCACGCCTGCTGCAGCGACTGGCCGACCTGGTCGAGGCGCGACTGGAGGAGTTCGCGGCACTGGAATCGCGCGACAGCGGCAAGCCGCTGGGTCTCGCGCGCCGGCTCGACATCCCGCGTGCGGTCAGCAACCTGCGTTACTTCGCCGCCGCGATCCTCGGCTGGGGCAGCGAGTCGCACGCGATGGAAGCCGGCGCCACCGGCACCGGCGCGATCAACTACACCTTGCGTCAGCCACTCGGCGTGGTCGGCTGCATCAGCCCGTGGAACCTGCCGCTGTACCTGTTCACCTGGAAGATCGCGCCCGCCCTGGCCGCCGGCAACACGGTGGTGGCCAAGCCGTCGGAAGTGACGCCGTGCACCGCCGCCTTGCTCGGCGAATTGAGCATCGAGGCAGGCTTTCCGCCCGGCGTGCTGAACATCGTGCAGGGCCGCGGCCCCGACGTGGGCCAGGCGATCGTGGAGCATCCCGAGGTCAAGGCGATCTCCTTCACCGGCAGCACCGCCACCGGCGCGCGCATCGCCAGCACGGCTGCGGCACAGTTCAAGAAAGTCTCGCTGGAGATGGGCGGCAAGAATCCGGCGATCGTGTTCGCCGACGCCGATCTTTCCGACGCGAACCTGGACACCATCGTGCGCTCGGGCTTCGCCAACCAGGGCGAAATCTGCCTGTGCGGTTCGCGCCTGCTGGTGCAGCGCTCGATCTACGAAACCTTTCGCGAACGCTACCTGGCGCGCGTGCAGGCGCTGCGCGTGGGCGACCCGCACGACGCCAGCAGCGATCTCGGCGCGATGGTCTCGCAGACGCACTACGCCAAGGTGCTCGGCTGCATCGAACAGGCCCGCGCCGAGGGTGGCCACGTGCTGTGCGGCGGCGAAGCGATCCAGTTGACCGGCCGCTGCGCCAAGGGCTGGTTCATCGCGCCGACCGTGATCGAAGGGTTGCCGTCCGCGGCGCAGACCAACCAGCAGGAAATTTTCGGGCCGGTAGTCTGCCTGATTCCGTTCGAGGACGAAGCAGAGGCACTGGCGATCGCCAACGACAGCCGCTACGGACTGGCCGCCTCGCTGTGGACGCAGGACCTCGCCCGCGCGCACCGGCTCGCCGGCCGGCTCGAATTCGGCATCGTGTGGATCAATTGCTGGCTGCTGCGCGACCTGCGCACGCCGTTCGGCGGCGTCAAGCAGTCCGGGCTCGGCCGCGAAGGCGGCAACGAGGCGCTGCACTTCTTCACCGAGCCAAAAAACATCTGCATCGCCTACGCCCCTACACCGTAG
- a CDS encoding DEAD/DEAH box helicase, with protein sequence MSFDSLGLAPALLRALADYGYTQPTPIQAAAIPPALEGHDLLAAAQTGTGKTAAFALPLLQKLSTSGQTMTRRPRALILTPTRELAAQIHENMRDYGKHIQVSATTIFGGVGMGPQINALRRGVDIVIATPGRLIDHMQQRTLDLSAVETLVLDEADRMLDMGFLPALKRILQSVPKKRQTLLFSATFAPAIKTLAMDFMHNPREISVSAPNTVTTLVSHQVHPVDASRKRDLLLHVLSADSRRQSLVFSRTKHGADKLVTFLNASGLRSAAIHGNKSQNARTRALADFKSGRVTVLVATDIAARGIDIEQLPIVINFDLPSVAEDYVHRIGRTGRAGMEGLALSLVSHDESGLLHDIRKLLKQDIAITPVAGYEPSTPLRLDAGAPRPKQGGGGQRQQQRAPRQGKPAGAARPNGYAPQGRGEHAAGNQRRRSSHRPAAKA encoded by the coding sequence ATGTCTTTTGATTCGCTGGGCCTTGCGCCCGCGTTGCTGCGTGCGCTTGCCGATTACGGCTACACCCAGCCCACCCCGATCCAGGCCGCCGCGATCCCGCCCGCACTGGAAGGCCACGACCTGCTCGCCGCTGCCCAGACCGGCACCGGCAAGACCGCCGCGTTCGCGCTGCCGCTGCTGCAGAAGCTGTCGACCAGCGGCCAGACCATGACCCGCCGCCCGCGCGCACTGATCCTCACCCCGACCCGTGAGCTGGCCGCGCAGATCCACGAGAACATGCGCGACTACGGCAAGCACATCCAGGTCAGCGCCACCACCATCTTCGGCGGCGTCGGCATGGGCCCGCAGATCAACGCACTGCGCCGCGGCGTGGATATCGTCATCGCCACCCCCGGCCGCCTGATCGACCACATGCAGCAACGCACGCTGGACCTGTCCGCGGTGGAGACGCTGGTGCTGGACGAAGCCGACCGCATGCTCGACATGGGCTTCCTGCCGGCGCTGAAGCGCATCCTGCAGTCGGTGCCGAAGAAGCGCCAGACCCTGCTGTTCTCGGCCACCTTCGCGCCGGCGATCAAGACGCTGGCGATGGACTTCATGCACAACCCGCGCGAGATCTCGGTCTCGGCGCCGAACACCGTCACCACCCTGGTCAGCCATCAGGTGCATCCGGTCGACGCCTCGCGCAAGCGCGACCTGCTGCTGCACGTGCTGTCGGCCGACAGCCGCCGCCAGAGCCTGGTGTTCAGCCGAACCAAGCACGGCGCCGACAAACTGGTCACCTTCCTGAATGCGTCCGGTCTGCGCAGCGCGGCGATCCACGGCAACAAGAGCCAGAACGCGCGCACCCGCGCCCTCGCCGACTTCAAATCCGGCCGCGTCACCGTGCTGGTCGCCACCGACATCGCCGCCCGCGGCATTGACATCGAGCAGCTGCCGATCGTGATCAACTTCGACCTGCCGTCGGTCGCCGAGGATTACGTGCACCGCATCGGCCGCACCGGCCGTGCCGGCATGGAAGGCCTCGCGCTGTCCCTGGTCAGCCATGACGAAAGCGGTCTGCTGCACGACATCCGCAAGCTGCTGAAGCAGGACATCGCGATCACGCCGGTGGCCGGCTACGAGCCGTCCACGCCGCTGCGGCTGGATGCCGGGGCACCGCGCCCGAAGCAGGGCGGTGGCGGCCAGCGCCAGCAGCAGCGCGCACCGCGTCAGGGCAAGCCCGCCGGCGCGGCGCGACCCAATGGCTATGCGCCGCAGGGTCGCGGCGAACACGCTGCCGGCAACCAGCGCCGCCGCTCGAGCCATCGTCCGGCCGCCAAGGCCTGA
- the can gene encoding carbonate dehydratase: MNSLKDLLANNRRWAAQVTAQDPTFFEQLSQQQAPRYLWIGCSDSRVPATQIVDLPPGEIFVHRNVANVVVHTDLNALSTIQFAVDVLQVKHILVVGHYGCGGVGAVLKESRLGLIDNWLRHITDIAMKHADKLDPAQSFAMRHAHLCELNALEQALNVCHTTVVREAWERGQQLAVHAWIYGLDDGHIHDLGLDVRSREQLPEAYHQAITQLTRRWEGAE; this comes from the coding sequence ATGAACTCACTGAAAGATCTGCTTGCCAACAACCGGCGCTGGGCTGCCCAAGTCACTGCGCAGGACCCGACCTTTTTCGAGCAACTCTCGCAGCAGCAGGCGCCGCGCTACCTGTGGATCGGCTGCTCGGATTCGCGCGTGCCGGCCACCCAGATCGTCGACCTGCCGCCGGGCGAGATCTTCGTGCATCGCAACGTCGCCAACGTGGTGGTGCACACCGACCTCAACGCGCTCAGCACCATCCAGTTCGCGGTCGACGTGCTGCAGGTGAAGCACATCCTGGTAGTGGGCCATTACGGCTGCGGCGGCGTCGGCGCGGTGCTGAAGGAAAGCCGCCTGGGCCTGATCGACAACTGGCTGCGGCACATCACCGACATCGCCATGAAGCACGCCGACAAGCTCGATCCGGCACAGTCGTTCGCGATGCGCCACGCCCACCTGTGCGAACTGAACGCGCTGGAGCAGGCGCTCAACGTGTGCCACACCACGGTGGTGCGCGAGGCGTGGGAGCGCGGCCAGCAGCTGGCCGTGCACGCATGGATCTACGGGCTGGACGATGGCCACATCCACGACCTGGGCCTGGACGTGCGCAGCCGCGAGCAATTGCCCGAGGCCTACCACCAGGCGATAACCCAGCTCACCCGTCGCTGGGAAGGCGCGGAGTGA
- the hutG gene encoding N-formylglutamate deformylase, which produces MTTFTLQRGRAPLLISLPHDGSFIPDGIAARMHPAARRAPDTDWHVARLYEPLARALGASVLKPAASRYVIDLNRPADGHALYPGQRETGLVPLIGFDGKPLYRDGHQPDEAEIQRRINDAWRPYHEAIAQELARLCAEHGQAVLWEGHSIRSWVPMLFEGRLPDFNLGTAAGASCTPALQARLQACLESQSRFSFAVNGRFKGGYITRHYGTPATGVQAIQLELAQLNYMDEESFAYDEAQAPAVQELIGRMLEVCLA; this is translated from the coding sequence ATGACCACGTTCACCTTGCAGCGCGGCCGTGCGCCGCTGTTGATCAGCCTGCCGCACGATGGCAGTTTCATCCCTGATGGCATCGCCGCACGGATGCATCCGGCCGCGCGCCGCGCGCCGGACACCGACTGGCACGTGGCCCGGCTGTACGAGCCGCTGGCCCGGGCGCTGGGCGCCAGCGTGCTGAAGCCGGCGGCGTCGCGCTATGTCATCGACCTGAACCGCCCCGCCGATGGCCATGCGCTGTATCCGGGGCAGCGCGAGACCGGCCTGGTGCCACTGATCGGCTTCGATGGGAAGCCCCTGTACCGGGATGGCCATCAGCCGGATGAAGCCGAAATCCAACGGCGGATAAACGATGCCTGGCGGCCCTACCACGAGGCCATCGCGCAGGAACTTGCGCGGCTGTGTGCGGAGCATGGCCAGGCGGTGTTGTGGGAGGGGCATTCGATCCGCAGCTGGGTGCCCATGCTGTTCGAGGGGCGGCTGCCGGATTTCAATCTCGGCACGGCGGCTGGGGCAAGCTGCACCCCGGCGCTGCAGGCCCGCTTGCAGGCTTGCCTGGAGTCGCAGTCGCGTTTCAGCTTCGCCGTCAACGGCCGCTTCAAGGGCGGCTACATCACGCGTCATTACGGCACGCCCGCGACCGGCGTGCAGGCGATACAACTGGAACTGGCGCAGCTCAATTACATGGACGAGGAAAGCTTCGCGTACGACGAGGCGCAAGCACCTGCGGTACAGGAGCTGATCGGCCGGATGCTGGAGGTCTGCCTGGCCTGA
- a CDS encoding SDR family oxidoreductase, with amino-acid sequence MQLDLGGRHALVCGASQGIGRACAIELAELGASVTLLARSADKLRDVAESLPRMHSGQRHDWRCVDMLDTAGLRATAAGIAADAAVHILINNTGGPPGGPAYSAEPEAYETAFRQHLLAGQVLLQALLPGMRASGYGRLVNVISTSVKEPIAGLGVSNTVRAAVAGWAKTLSAELAADGITVNNVLPGYTRTQRLDGLLAAQAAASGRNEDAIAQAMLASVPARRFGEAGEVAAVIAFLCTPAAAYVNGVSIAVDGGRTRALS; translated from the coding sequence ATGCAACTGGATCTGGGTGGACGTCACGCGCTGGTCTGCGGCGCCTCGCAAGGCATCGGCCGCGCCTGCGCGATCGAGCTGGCCGAGCTTGGCGCCAGCGTCACCCTGCTGGCGCGCTCGGCCGACAAGCTCAGGGACGTCGCCGAAAGCCTGCCACGCATGCATTCCGGGCAGCGGCACGACTGGCGCTGCGTCGACATGCTGGACACCGCCGGCCTGCGGGCAACCGCGGCCGGGATCGCCGCCGATGCTGCAGTACACATCCTGATCAATAACACCGGCGGCCCGCCGGGCGGCCCCGCCTACAGCGCGGAACCGGAAGCGTACGAAACGGCGTTCCGCCAGCATCTGCTGGCCGGCCAGGTCCTGCTGCAGGCGCTGCTTCCCGGCATGCGCGCCAGCGGCTACGGTCGCCTCGTCAACGTGATCTCCACCTCGGTGAAGGAGCCGATCGCCGGCTTGGGCGTATCCAATACCGTGCGCGCCGCCGTCGCCGGCTGGGCCAAGACCCTGTCCGCCGAACTGGCCGCCGACGGCATCACCGTCAACAACGTGCTGCCGGGCTACACCCGCACCCAGCGCCTCGACGGGTTGCTCGCCGCGCAGGCCGCCGCCAGCGGACGCAACGAGGACGCGATCGCCCAGGCCATGCTCGCCTCGGTGCCGGCCCGCCGCTTCGGCGAAGCCGGCGAAGTGGCCGCAGTGATCGCGTTCCTGTGCACGCCCGCCGCCGCCTACGTCAACGGCGTCAGCATCGCGGTGGATGGCGGCCGCACCCGCGCGTTGAGCTGA
- the fghA gene encoding S-formylglutathione hydrolase produces MGMLETISEQRLHGGVQGVYRHHSDACAGPMRFAVYQPPQAARQLCPVLYFLAGLTCTEETATIKAGAQRLAAELGLVLVMPDTSPRGTGIDGATGDWEFGEGAGFYVDATAAPWSAHFRMRSYVADELPALIAARFAVDPALSGICGHSMGGHGALTLALTYPSRYRSVSAFAPIVAPSEVPWGRKALPRYLGDDPAAWADYDACELVRRQTFGGTILIDQGEADPFLEAQLKPELFDQACAEAGQPLLLRRHAGYDHSYWFITSFIDDHLRHHAKALGVL; encoded by the coding sequence ATGGGCATGCTCGAAACAATCTCCGAACAGCGCCTGCACGGCGGCGTCCAGGGCGTTTACCGCCACCACTCGGATGCCTGCGCCGGCCCCATGCGCTTTGCCGTCTACCAGCCGCCGCAGGCCGCCCGGCAGTTGTGTCCGGTGCTGTATTTCCTGGCCGGGCTGACCTGTACCGAGGAAACCGCCACGATCAAGGCGGGCGCGCAGCGGTTGGCCGCCGAGCTGGGCCTGGTGCTGGTGATGCCCGACACCAGCCCGCGCGGCACCGGCATCGACGGCGCCACCGGCGACTGGGAGTTCGGCGAGGGCGCGGGTTTCTACGTCGATGCCACGGCGGCGCCGTGGTCGGCGCATTTCCGCATGCGCAGCTACGTGGCGGACGAACTGCCTGCGCTGATCGCCGCACGGTTTGCAGTGGACCCGGCGCTCAGCGGCATCTGCGGCCACTCGATGGGTGGCCATGGCGCGTTGACCCTCGCCCTGACATACCCGTCGCGCTACCGCTCGGTGTCCGCGTTCGCGCCGATCGTGGCGCCCAGCGAGGTGCCATGGGGCAGGAAGGCGCTGCCGCGCTATCTCGGCGACGACCCGGCGGCCTGGGCCGACTACGACGCCTGCGAGCTGGTGCGACGGCAGACCTTCGGCGGCACGATCCTGATCGACCAGGGCGAGGCCGACCCCTTCCTCGAAGCCCAGCTGAAACCCGAACTGTTCGACCAGGCCTGCGCCGAGGCAGGGCAGCCGCTGCTGCTGCGCCGGCATGCCGGCTACGACCACAGTTACTGGTTCATCACCAGCTTCATCGACGACCACCTGCGCCATCACGCCAAGGCATTGGGGGTGTTGTGA
- a CDS encoding MFS transporter — MSLLAPLRELDTTQRHTVLASFLGWTLDAFDYFLLTFVIVTVAKEFEVGTAQVTYALFLTLAARPLGALLFGRLADRFGRRPILMLDVVLFSLFEFATAFASSLTALLVLRFLFGVAMGGEWGIGASLAMESIPAKARGAVSGLLQSGYPCGFFLAALANWLLVDHIGWRGLFVVGAIPALLVLYIRRKVPESAVWQEGAQAAQRPGLFEAMRGHWKLAIYLMLLMMAFNMFSHGSQDMYHTFEEVNLHLPTGSTTAFVLVALLNLGALAGGLYFGALSERIGRRKAMMIAALLAIPVIPLWMYGGSLILLGLGAFLIQVMVQGAWGVVPSHLNELSPAAVRGTLPGFAYQMGNLLAAVTATAQTWLAQRHGGDFAFAMALWMALVALLLALLLWLGPEARGVGFGHRES, encoded by the coding sequence ATGTCGCTGCTTGCACCCTTGCGTGAACTCGATACCACCCAGCGGCACACGGTGCTGGCGAGTTTCCTGGGCTGGACACTGGATGCGTTCGATTATTTCCTGCTGACCTTCGTCATCGTCACGGTGGCGAAGGAGTTCGAGGTGGGTACGGCGCAGGTCACCTACGCGCTGTTCCTGACCCTGGCGGCGCGGCCGCTGGGTGCGCTGCTGTTCGGGCGGCTGGCCGATCGCTTCGGGCGGCGGCCGATCCTGATGCTGGACGTGGTCCTGTTCTCGTTGTTCGAATTCGCCACAGCCTTCGCCTCGTCGCTGACCGCGTTGCTGGTGCTGCGTTTCCTGTTCGGCGTGGCGATGGGCGGCGAATGGGGCATCGGCGCGTCGCTGGCGATGGAGTCGATACCGGCGAAGGCCCGTGGCGCGGTGTCGGGCCTGCTGCAGAGCGGTTATCCGTGCGGCTTTTTCCTCGCCGCGCTGGCCAACTGGCTGCTGGTCGACCACATCGGCTGGCGCGGCCTGTTCGTGGTCGGCGCGATCCCGGCGCTGCTGGTGCTGTACATCCGGCGCAAGGTGCCGGAGTCGGCGGTCTGGCAGGAAGGCGCGCAGGCAGCGCAGCGGCCGGGCCTGTTCGAGGCCATGCGCGGACACTGGAAGCTGGCCATCTACCTGATGCTGCTGATGATGGCGTTCAACATGTTCAGCCACGGCTCGCAGGACATGTACCACACCTTCGAGGAGGTGAACCTGCACCTGCCCACCGGCTCGACCACGGCCTTCGTGCTGGTGGCGCTGCTCAATCTCGGCGCGCTGGCGGGCGGCCTGTATTTCGGCGCCTTGTCGGAGCGGATCGGCCGGCGCAAGGCGATGATGATCGCCGCGCTGCTGGCGATCCCGGTGATTCCGCTGTGGATGTACGGCGGCTCGCTGATCCTGCTGGGCCTGGGCGCCTTCCTGATCCAGGTGATGGTGCAGGGCGCCTGGGGCGTGGTGCCGAGCCATCTGAACGAGTTGTCGCCGGCCGCGGTGCGCGGCACCTTGCCCGGGTTCGCCTACCAGATGGGCAACCTGCTGGCGGCGGTCACCGCCACCGCGCAGACCTGGCTGGCGCAGCGGCATGGTGGCGATTTCGCCTTCGCGATGGCGCTGTGGATGGCGCTGGTGGCGCTGTTGCTGGCCTTGCTGCTGTGGCTGGGGCCGGAGGCGCGCGGCGTGGGCTTTGGCCATCGCGAGTCCTGA